The sequence below is a genomic window from Lodderomyces elongisporus chromosome 2, complete sequence.
ttgattaaTTTTTGTATGATAGTTGTTACTACTATAaaatatattattatttttttttcatcgtCAATCGCATTCTAGAATGCAGTGAATGCAGTGTGTACTATTATTCTATTGAAAAAGTTAGTTGAACGTGAGCTGTTGTAGTGGTGAtaacaataaaaatatgGTTGTGGTGCCTGTTCCTGTTCcagttcttgttcttgttcttgttcttgtagTGGTTCTTGTAGTGGTTcgtattgttttgttgagataaaaattaaaaaaaaaatttaaaaataaaatgttttttttaaattttttatttattttatttcattttctgttatttatatttatgaCACAAAACCTGTAACTattgaggaaaaaaaaaagggcaaagCCAAACGTACATGCACCTGCTGCCACCTGCTTTCTCGACAGACCCTGTGTGTGGTTGTAGGTTTTTAGGTGTGCAATTactatttattatttttttagtcCAGGGggggaagagagagagagaaagagaaataaacCGAGGGAGATGGAGAAGGGGGGAGGGAGGCACAGACAACCACACCTTCTTCTAGTTACTTCTCCTACCATCATCAAAACATATTAACTAGCTCAAAGCAACAGCATATTAAACCATAAAGACTAGTTGACTCCCTGTTGAATATactatttgttgttgttttgttgtattCTCCATCAACTTGTAATACCTTgtcaaaaaaccaaaaaaaaaaataaataataaaagtACCATAATTGTAAGACTACCGTCTCTCTCAGGAACATACAACTTCACGACGCAGAGTGTGCTCTTGAATGTATAAAcacaaaataaataataaacacaaaagtaaaaaaattttaaaaaaaaactgctGAGGTTGTTGGTTAGGAGCTCTACAGATAGAGTCAAGTATTTTAGCACCATTgaatattgttttgttgaaaatgatatagaaaaaaaaaaaaattttcaaatgcaATTCCTcactccttttttttttcctctaaaaaaaatcttcttgttggtggtgtttgtggtattgttgttgttgttgttgttggtggtgtctcttttgctttttagTCTGCTCTACATCCAACTTGTCTCAGTTTGGTTAAAATAGTTTTGGTGCACAAAAGACAAGCAATAGAGACTATACTTCTTTATTCGACTCAACTCgtcttgttttgtcttgttttgtcttgtcttttcttctgcccCTATTGATATGTGTTTAGGGCAACAGCATAGACATGCATAGTAAGTCCGGTATTTATGTCTATGTCTAAGTTTATGTCTCTGACAGAGTGGCAAGTGGCAAGTGGGGCACCACCAATACAATGCACCTACAGGATGTACCAATACTACATTTAGCATTTACCTTTACATTTGCCTTTGCCTTAGCTTTagcttgttttcttctctctttttttcacaatTGCATCCATCGTCTAATTGGACCAGCTACATCAAGAGAAAGTAGACATTTTCCTaaacaaattaaataaaaaataaaaaaaaagcagtATTTTCAAAGAGAATagggaaaacaaaaaataactAAATAAACTTTTCACTACTGCCATCAAGACATAAAAGTACTTCTTCTCATCCAATATATTAATGTACCGGAGTTGTAATCTGCCAATTGTAAACAAACAGGTGATTGGATCTGTGTATAATTCACACTTAGAACTagaaccagaaccagaaacataaacagaaaatcaaatcatATCATATCATATCATATCATATCATGCCACTTGCTcaacaaaacacaaactaCACCACTAGTGGAAATCTTCTGCTTTTGCTTGAaggaatgaatgaatgaaaaaaataataataacaacaataataataataatatgtAATATGATTTACCAGAATGTAATGAGTTAAAACACAGAGCAAAATAGATTATcaccaaaaaagatgaaCTCTTTCATAAAATCAAAGACTTCTCTTCCTTCTATCAGCGTAGATCCCACGgtcacaaaaaaaaacaaaataataaaggGTAAAGTAGAAAAGGGTTGAAAACCATCCATACCAAAAGAACAgaagatggaaaaaaaagaagaaaattagATACactaaaataaaaaatagaatgCTTCGATGAAATTccacttttcctttctatACAAACCAACACACAATGTCAAGGAAAGAATGTAGAAGAATATTCAAAATTCAGATTCGAAACCAGAACTTAAACCATAACCAAGTGCAAAGataacagcagcagcaacaactaATAGGTTCTGGGATCGCGCATCTCTTACACATGCAATGGAAGTACAATGTGTTTGAATCAATGGTGAAAAGTCGAATACAACGGAAATCTTCAAAATataaccaaaacaaaaagaaacaagaaacaagaaacaaattagAGATAATCAAAAGAGCTCTTCATATCCCTTTCAAGATACAAAACCTTGACTCCTAGGAAAGATCATTCCTTTGTAATTCCAGCTGACATTTTGttaccttttttcttttttatgaCCTTGCCATTTTgaaataaatagaaaaaaaaaagaagaaagaaagaaaaaaaaccgAGTGCTGGCACATCATCGAATCCAACACTTGTAACCATCTCTGTAGTGATGACGTATTCAATTTATCAAGAGTAACCTCTCTggtgaaaaatttaaaaaaaaaattaatgaaaagaattgataatcgtgataataatgatagAAGTCACCTTTTGGAAGAGGAATTaaaggaacaaaaactCGTACCATACCACACTTTGACTTGGAACCAGTTGCAAGTAGAttacccaaaaaaaaaaaatattgaacCAAAATAAACAGATAGTATGTaagaaacaagagaagAATAATATTGGACTAATCTTGCCAAATATTACAAGAtacatttcttttcttgtattGCAAAATCCACTACACCATACGTAGAAAGACATGTAAACATCTACATTCTTTATACTACATTAGAATGAtgaacaataataataatagagaagaagaagaagaagaggaagagaaatttTCTTGCATAAAGTCACCTCCCGATGTCGCCAACTGCTtgttcaacaaaaaaaaaacattgctGGACAAATATTGCTTTGGGTTGCTTGAGATCACCAACCTCCATAAACTTATAGGCCCATAAATACTTAAACACATAAACACAAATCTCGAGACATTAGCACACGCGTTCCTCGTATTAGTGACAAGTAGAATACTCTTTGTCCTTGTATTTGGACTGAAGAAGCCAgctaaaaagaaaagacaaaaaaaaaaagataagaaATAAACATTGTATACATTTATTAAGCGAGCGGAATAGAATACTTGGAACCACTTTGTTAGAATAAATTCACCCGCCTCGTACCTCACATTCAATCAAAATACGTACAAACCATGTTTACACCCACAATCACATTCACAATCACATTCATACTGCCACCCTCGTTGTCCCAAACCTGCTCAGTCGCCCTGCATTTCGTGTTCCTCTTCCTATTTTGTAGTATTGTCGTTTAACCGCCCTTGAACAAGCCGCCCCccctctctttctcccCTCTTGGTTCTAATTCTCGCTTTAAATTCACGTTCTCGTTCTGTTGTTCTCGCAACCATACACCCACAACCTCCAAACCTCGAAACCTCTCCTGGCTACAGGCGGTCTTTACGTGGCTCGTCTTATTCGCAAGAGACAAATTTTTCTACACACCAAGAGTTTGAACATTCTCATATCAGACACACTCCTCATTTTATCAATCACTATTCAACAGATGATAAacaactttattttttttttctatgtttcttttacatggagagaggaagagaaaggaaACCAATTAAAAACACCATTTGCAAAAGCAGGTGGAAATGGtgaaaaaagggaaaaaggaaaaaaggggAGGAAAAATGATTTAGCTCTTCCACCAACGTGCCATTGATGCCTTAGTCAGTGGAACACAAACTACACTTCACtaatctttttgtttctataGTAACttactcttttgttttccattttACTTTGAAAAGCTCTTCTACTACTCGTGTATTCCATGCAATATTACCTCATACCTCTATGaccaatatcaacaaataAGCAGAGTTGATAGACTGTAGTAGAAGTCGAGAGACAAGAAAAGGATTATATTTGTTAATGAacataaaaataaaaaaaatattaaaataaaaaaaaaaagaaaccaacTTTAAAAATTAGCCGAAAAGTTTTTAAACAATCAATAAAACGGTGAGGCAGCATTAAACCTTTAAAGCAAAGTATAGCAGAATGTTTACATTCTAAACACTTTTGGAACAATCAAAATAGGTAGTGTGAGAAAGACTGAGTGACTGAGTGACTGAGACGCAAATGTCTTCCTTattgtaaaaaagaaataaaacaaacatTGCCATTTACAGCATTCTACATTCCGTACCCGTACCGATACCCCGATACCCTGGCACCAATATCTATTTTAATTCCAACACCAATGCCAATACCAAACGTCCCTTTGCTATCACTTTACCTGCATTAGCACCTTTATGTATTGTCATGCTGTGTGGCTTTCTTGTCTATTTCctaaaactgaaaaaatgttgaaaaagaaaaaaaaaatgttgaaaaattttgtttgtcttACTCCTATTGTGTTTGCTTGTACAAAATTGGTCTCACCGTCAAAGACTTCTGAAACaaacttaaaaaaaattaaaaaaaattaaaagaattcgccaaaaatttaaatagCACAATTTAGACAAGCAACATCATCTACACGTATCCATGATACTCATTAGTACAAATGTGGGACTAATCATTGCTTCACATTCAACCATTTACATGGATAGAAAATCTTGATACGTCTAGAACCTCTTTGATCAATGGTTTGTAACTATCTCTTattaattgaaaataataaaataataaaataataaaaaaaaataaaaaataaaattaaaaaaattaaaaataaaataaaaaaaaccaattaagcaccaaaacaagaagaacaataaGATGACAAGTAGTAAATAAAGACGATGACATTGACAAATAGAGgataacaacaattgagcaaaaaagaagaagcggAAGACtaagagaaagaggaagaggaaaacgCAAGATCAAGAGATAAACTATAAACTTTGCAAAATTGCACAGCACAAGCACTAGATACCTAACCAAACCTCCTCCCCTCCCCCTTccagcaccaacaccaacaccaacactaacaccaacaccagcCCTTTCTTATCATTATATGTGTATCACCACCCAATTCAGCAAAGATCAAAACATATCGGTATCGTCAATAATGGGTCAAGAAACCTAAACCTTACTCTCAAGCACCAAACCCGAGCCGCAAGATCTAATTACTACCTTGAatgtttatatttatatttatatatatcttgtgtgtgtgtgtctcaCTCTACTCTTTCCCTTTCAAATCTTTCTATGCCTTtctgttgttcttgttgttcttgtccttgttgttgttattcttttgtaaggaaatagaaaaccccattttcaattgttggTGATTATTGACagatgcaaaaaaaaaaaaaattgacaaaaCGCCTTTTATATTGTTCTAAAAATTATCGTAGCTTATAACCACTGATTTGTAATAAACTAGACTAATTGGTTCAATTGGTATAGTTGTCGAATAATCagctactactactaggACTATCAGTGCTAAAATTACTCAATTACAACTTGATAATAATAGTGTTCTTTCACGTAATTTAATGCCACAATAATACTAGATGTCAAGTCATCACGACTAAGATTAACGATACAAAGGTTTCACTCTCTTTTAGTAATTACTGTCAACCAGATAACGAATTAAAACCTAggttgtttgtgtttctttctgtctctctgtctgtctgtctgtctgtttGTGTGCTTGCCGGCATTTTCATAATTTATCGCTGGCAATGCTGGCTTATCAATGCTTCGGcattcccccccccccccaaaaaaaatagggcGCTGTAGTACATacagtagttgttgttggtggtggtggtggtggtgatttAATATGAacgtgatgatgatgatgcagTGGTTATcatttttactttctccacttctcctccttctcctaTCTCAGTTCTCTGGCCTGGCCTCGTTGCTTTCTTCATAACCATTGTTCAAATCAATGTTTACCATTCGATGACTGCAAATGATGAATGCAATAATattggagaaaaagaaaaagaaaaatatcaatgaagaatcaaaatagaaagataaaaataataataataataaaaaatgatgaAGGTCTTGCCAAAATattacaaagaaacaaaatcatcaataagaaaaaagccACTTCAACGGTTATGAGTCTGTTATATGCGGACCCCCTCGTCTTTCTCCGTGTATCCTTCAACTTTACTGGCAAAAAATTACACTATAGCCAATtggcaagaaaaaaaaaaaaaggtgatatatattttgtttgttgtttctgaGATAAACACAATAAACTAAATCGAGTTTAAAATCAAGATTCTCAAAACCATTGTTTCACgaacaataaacaaaaaaaattaaaatcaaaatcaaaaaagaaaagggaaaagggaaGAGACACCATTGACAAAAGAAGACCTTTTAATTtggttctttgttttttatatgCTATtgtcttgaaaaaaaaaatggaaaaacaTAGAGTGCCTTGTCAAAAACACTCTTTTCatataatgaaaaaaaaaaaaagatttggcaaaaaaacactaaaaCACTAAAACACTAAAACACTAAAACACTAAAACACGAGTCACTCTGagcattattttttttgaaaatagtGATACTAATGCACCTTCATCGCAACAATTACCATAAACATCCTTTACTTTGAGTGAGAGGAGGTGGTGGAGGGGCAGAGGGGAAGTTTGGTGACGAGACGGATGGAGGTGAGAAAATGTTATTCTATATGGCACCAActaattgttgttttccattatttaaaaggaaaaacacTTATTTGTACCGGAATCatccatttcctttttttgatcTATTAGCTCTTGTATACAAATCACTTGTTTACCTCTTCATCAGCGGCATATTACAATCCCATTTGCtgattcttttcttttctttttccattcttttctttgtggTGCAACCAATTCAGATAGCTGCATGTTGTAATACTTGTCGTATGCAACTTCCTTCTCATTTTCAATGCGATTATAGGGAGCTGGAGCATTTTTCAAGAGTTGGATGTAAACATTGCTTGATTCTTTTGACAGGAATTGCGCTTTAGTAATCTTGTTTACACTTGTTCACAATTGTTCACAATTGTTCCCACTTGTTTACACTTGTTTACACATGTTTACACTTGTTTACATGTAGACATTGTATTATGCAGTTAAAAGCAGAGTATAAACAACATAAAACACCACTGCATAAGATCAGATGATCTTTGGTATGCTGCAACTAACTAACCTGTGCATGTTTATCCTCTGGCAAAGGTTtcaatttgtatttgttccAAAAACAGGTGGAAGAAGCAAGAAAGTGTTTAATCTATTACCGTACAATACTTGAGACCCAAGTTTAAAACCTaacaaaaattcaaaaatcaTCTAAACTTACATTTATCTagtatttattttttcttttatttctattatCTATTTGTTAATactgttttgcttttgtttttgctttttgtttttgcttttttgttcttttttcttttttcttttttttttttaatttactATCCTCCTTTTGTAGTTACTCGCCCCATTATTCAACAATGTAAACACGTCCTTCGAAAGGCGATAATCTATCTTCCACCATTTCAGACTCTTTGACATTacaattgatcaatttaTATGAACCCCCTTCAACCAATTTCTCAAACTTGACATCGGTGGTGCTGAAATTAAGCACAACATATGCTTTAGGTGATTTGGCATTCTCCAATGTCTTGACATATGTAAATAATTGTTCATTATCGAAATCCAAAATCTCAAATGACCCGTAAATGAGCAAATCCTTGTACTCTTTTCTCACCTTGAGTGATTTCTTCCAGAAATTCAACAAAGAGTCGGGATCTTGCAACTGGTCAGCAACATTGATCTCCTTGTAGTTGGTATTGACTCTCGTCCATGGCTCATGGTCAGAAAATCCACCATACTCAGAAGAGTCCCATTGCATTGGTGATCTTGCATGGTCTCTAGCAACAAGATTGATAACATCCATCaacttcttctccttctcggCATAATCAGCATCGTTGCCatacttttctttaaacGCCTTGTAGTAGTTGATGGTGTTGATATCTTTGTATTCTTCAATCGGCCAATCACGTGGCAAGTTGGTCATACCAATCTCCTGTCCCTGATAAATAAACAATGTACCAGTCAAGGTCAGCTGCAACAAGCACAACAATTTACCGCTCTTGACTCGGTATTTAGCATCGCCAAATCTCGAGATGCATCTGGGTTGATCGTGGTTTTCAATGAAAACTGTTGACCATGCATCCGTTCCGTAAATGAATTCGCATTGGTTTTGTACTGCTTTTTTAAAATCCTTCAAGTCAAAACCATTATATCTAAATCTATCACCCTTATCTGAgccaacatcaacaacgtCGAATAAGAACATCAtattcatttcattttcagaTTTACTAACGTATTTCAATGCTTGTTCCTTGCTGCAATGACCAACTTCGCCAACGGTCATAGCATCATAGTGACTGGTGACATTCTTGAACATCTCCTTGTGGAACTCGTGAATTCTAGGACCATTGTTTGTATACATTCCACTTGGCTGGTAATACTGATCTTTATAAACAATAGGGGCATCAGGGAATGCCTGGTCCTTGGAGTACATACCAGCAGTATCAATTCTAAAACCATCAATTCCTCTCTCAAACCAGAACTTTAAACAAGTGTCATAAATCGCTTTTCTTGTCTCCTCGTTTTCCCAGTTTAAATCTGGTTGTGTTTTGGCAAATAGCTTTAAATAATATTCACCAGTGGTCTCATCAAACTCCCATGCAGAGCCCGAGAAATGGGACAACCAGTTATTTGGTGGACATCTGTTTCCGTCCTTGTCgtattttggttttttccAAATGTACCAATCTCTCTTTGGGTTGTCCAAAGAAGAGCGAGACTCTTTAAACCATTCGTGTTGAGAAGAAGTGTGGTTAATGACCAAGTCGCAAATGATCTTCATGCCGCGTTGATGGCACCCATCTATTAAATTTTGCATGTCCTGCATAGTACCATACCTGTGGTAGACATTTTGGTAGTCACTGATATCGTACCCCATATCATCCTGTGGTGAATCGTACATAGGACTGAGCCAGATGATATCGACAAAGTCTTTTAAGTAGTCGAGCTTGGAGATTATACCTGGAATATCACCGCAAGCACCATCGAATGTCTTGTCGTCACCAGTGTATCTGCCTTGCAAACCTTTGGCAAAGGTTGCTGGGTAAACTTGGTAAATTGTAGCGTCCTTCCACCAGGTATAGTCAACagtcatttttttttatttatttatgtagatttatgtatatatattcttaGAATAACAGTCTATTGGAAAGAAATTTAGTTGTAAATCAGTGGGTTTAATTTGAAACagagttgttgttgttctttttgtcctttttgtcctttttgtcctttttgtcttttttgtttcaaagaTTTGCAATCTTGATTAATCTTGTTTGTAAAGGATGAAGTAGGAGAAGGAAACGAGGtggaagaaagagaggtAAGAAGAgggatatttatataatttGAGATTTATTTTTCCCATAAGGCAAAGGGAAAAGGTAATTTAACACTATGATTATGAAGCACAGTATTGTTCATGTGTATTGTTTACCAATAATGCTTGTGGGTTTCCCTTTCTTCTCTATCCTTCAATATCTCTCACtatctcttttctctccccCACTTTGCTGCTTACAGGAATGAAGAGTATGTAAGAGTAGATGAGGTGGGGAATTGGGGACAAGTACAATTACCGGGAGAAGGAATATGGAAGACAAGCATATTACAAGAGAGTTGGAGAGAAagtgtatgtatgtatgtgtgtaagTGTAAGTGTAAGTGTTTGTTAGGTTTTTAAAAGTGGATGGCATATGTATATTCTTTTAAGAACAATAGATCCTTAATAACGAATTAAGTGGCATACCAAGGAATGAATAACACAAATTGTCAAGCACAAGTAGACAAGACCAGAATTCTCGgaattaataataataatgataaaaaaaaaaagtaataaatTTTAAGCTCGCACTATTTATCGGATTAATTCTTGCGTGTGGGGGAGGTGGGGGGAAGGGGAGTATGGAgtgagagagtgtgtgtgtctgtgtgtggagaaaagtaaaattgaaataggCTGCGGCGGGCAGGCGGGGAGGggggaaggaaaaaaaaagaaagaaaggataAATCGCGGGAATTGCAGGAGATTGCTGGAGATTGCGGGGATCTCAAATTTCTTGAAATATTGCAATAAAAGTTGTAGAATAAACCtgccaaactcaaactcagactcaagaacaaaaaaataaaaaaatttaaaatttcaaaaagtcGTCATcaaaatttcaacaaatcGCATCAATGCTCGCATTAATTTCATTTGCTTgttcttctatttttagtgtacatatatatatatatttgtttgtgCTGCGttgtatatttgtatgtggtgatgatgaaatgCAAAATGCACTGAatggaaaattgaaatttaaAAGAGTTTCAACACCACATAAGCAAACCAAAAAGTACTTGGTATTGTTTGCTATATTGTATTTACGAGAAATCTGGAGAAAAACTTTCGATTTGTGGGGTCAAACCAAAATATAAAGAGTTCGTATAATCAAAGTCCAGCTTTACAAAGAGCCATTAACAGGTAATtctcatttcatttcatttcttttaatctttcttttcttttaatttatttttttttgggcaAATCCTGTCACCATCCATTTCATTAAAcgcaaaaaaaggaaaaaaaaaaaagaaaacagcgGAATTTGATAACCGAAACGGtggaaaagttgaaacTTGTACATCTGATGTTTCCGTTATTTGTGCTATACAATCTGAGTGGAGGATACTCGTGAGGCTGTACCAATGCAATGGTTGCctgattttgtttgtttttttttttctttcctcttaAACCCCCCCTCCACTCCCCGCCTTGCTTCTATTTCTTAACCTTCCTTTCTATCTCAACTTTCTAAACAAACGtaattccttttttgcCTTATTGTTTTCATATGTAAAttctttctgttgtttttttttttccgaAATGTgtaatttgttttggttgttgctTGTGGAGATTGCATGTTGTTGCAATGCGCGGTGTCGCCAAAGTCAAAATTCACTTCGCCGGATTGTGAAGGAGAGGAGTTTGTAGCAAGCAACAGGAAATTTTTACTCTGAGAGGGAGGGGGGtcgaaaaagaagaagaagaagaagcacaTTGtactaaaaaaataattgaaaaataaacagaAGGGAAGTTGAACCAACCCCATGATACGTTTGTCATGCAAAAATAATTTATTCCGACAATATTGGGGAGGATAACAGGCACCAAAAGCAcccaaagaaaagatagaggcaaaaaagggcaaaatGGCAAAGGaaatctcttttttgtcgACATAGAATGGAAAACTGGTGATGATGTCAGGACGTTTGTTCAGTTTAATTGGCATGGCAGCGAACGtttatgtttatgtttgtctttgtctttattttatttttttcttcttcttcttcttcttcttatcTGACTCCAACATCTCTTCCTCAAGTGTTTATACGCAACTTTATAGTAGAAGAGAAGTGTAGGTGATGTAGTTTAAAAAGTATGTTTCGCTAGTTGTGCAAGTAACCCCTACTTCAAAAAGTAATGGATCAATAAGCAGAGACAGAAGGGTATATCTGAGCGGAATTTTTATCTCTTATTGAATttgaacaacaagaagaagaat
It includes:
- the MAL2 gene encoding Alpha-glucosidase (CAZy:GH13), with the protein product MTVDYTWWKDATIYQVYPATFAKGLQGRYTGDDKTFDGACGDIPGIISKLDYLKDFVDIIWLSPMYDSPQDDMGYDISDYQNVYHRYGTMQDMQNLIDGCHQRGMKIICDLVINHTSSQHEWFKESRSSLDNPKRDWYIWKKPKYDKDGNRCPPNNWLSHFSGSAWEFDETTGEYYLKLFAKTQPDLNWENEETRKAIYDTCLKFWFERGIDGFRIDTAGMYSKDQAFPDAPIVYKDQYYQPSGMYTNNGPRIHEFHKEMFKNVTSHYDAMTVGEVGHCSKEQALKYVSKSENEMNMMFLFDVVDVGSDKGDRFRYNGFDLKDFKKAVQNQCEFIYGTDAWSTVFIENHDQPRCISRFGDAKYRVKSGKLLCLLQSTLTGTLFIYQGQEIGMTNLPRDWPIEEYKDINTINYYKAFKEKYGNDADYAEKEKKLMDVINLVARDHARSPMQWDSSEYGGFSDHEPWTRVNTNYKEINVADQLQDPDSLLNFWKKSLKVRKEYKDLLIYGSFEILDFDNEQLFTYVKTLENAKSPKAYVVLNFSTTDVKFEKLVEGGSYKLINCNVKESEMVEDRLSPFEGRVYIVE